The DNA segment GGCTGCAGAAGCTGCCAAACTGATTGCAAAGACACTGAAAGACAAGCAGATCATTACGAAATAGGAGGAGAAGGAACAATGGCTAAATTTGAAGGATATAAAGACATTTACGTATTCGTAGAACAAAAAAACGGCGAAGTTGCCAACGTTGGATACGAGCTGATTTCCGAAGCTAGAAAACTGGTTGCATCCATTCCTCAGATGAACTTCCAGGTTGTCGGCGTACTGCTTGGACACAACATCAAAGATAAGGCAAACGATGTGATCGCTCACGGTGCTGATAAGGTAATCGTTGTGGACGATGCGCTGCTGGAAGGATATTCCACTCAGTTCTATGCGGATGCCCTGACACAGGTTATCAACAACTTCAAGCCGGACAGCTTCCTGACAGGAGCTACTGTGCTTGGTCGTGACCTTGCACCACGTGTTGCTGCACGTCTGAATGCAGGTCTGACTGCAGATGCTACTAAGATTGAAATCGATCAGGAAAAAGCAAAGGACGGAGAAGCACTGCTGCTGGTTACTCGTCCTACCTTCGGTGGAAACCTGTTTGGTACGATCGTATGCCCGGATACTCGTCCACAGATGGCTACAATTCGTCCAAATGTATTCTCCATGGATGCTGTTGATGCTTCCAGAACAGGAGAAGTTATCGAATTTGCTCCGGCATGGACAGATACTGATCCAAAGGTAATCGTTAAGGAAGTCATCGCTAAGGTTGTGGAAGGTGTTGACATCACAAAGGCTGAAATCCTGGTAGGTGCAGGCCGTGGTGCTGAGGACTGCCTGGATATGGTGCAGGCTGTTGCTGAAGAGCTGGGCGGCGAAATGTGCGCATCCCGTGCAGTAATTGATGATGGATTTGCTGACAAGGCAATTCAGGTAGGACAGACTGGTAAAACTGTACGTCCGAGTCTGTACATCGCATGCGGTATTTCCGGTGCCTGCCAGCATGTTGCCGGTATGGAAAAATCCGATATGATCATCGCGATCAACCGCGATCCGCAGGCTGAAATCTTCAGCATTGCAAATATGGGCTTCATCGGTGATGTAAAGGAAGTTCTTCCTCTGCTGAAGGATGAAATCATCGCTGCAAAAAAAGGATAATAACATGAATATACAAGAGGGTGGGAAACTGCCCCTCTTGGTATATAAAAAGAAAAAGTAAAGGAGATAAATCTATGAAAAAAGTTGGTGTAATTGGTGCCGGAACAATGGGCCAGGGTATTGCAAATGCATTTGCTTCCAATGGTTATGATGTAACCGTATGTGACATTAAAATTGAATGGGCACAGGGCGGAATTGACAAAATCGCAAAAAAACTGGACAAGCTGGTTTCCAGAGAAAAAATGACTGCTGACAAGGCTGCTGAAGTAAAGGGTAACCTGAAGGCTGGAGAATACAAGGATTTAGCTGACTGCGATTTGATCGTAGAGGCTGTTCTTGAAAAAATGGAAGTTAAAAAAGAGCTGTTTACAACATTGGATGAAATCTGTAAGGATTCCTGTATCTTTGGATCTAACACATCTTCTTTATCCATTACAGAAATCGCTACCGGAATCAAACACAATGTGATCGGTATGCATTTCTTCAATCCGGCTGACCGTATGAAGCTGGTTGAGGTTATTTCCGGAATCAACACACCTGTTGAAACGAAGGAAGCAATTCTGGAAATCTCTAAATCCTTAGGAAAGACTCCGGTTGAGGTTGCAGAAGGTCCTGGATTTGTAGTAAACCGTATCTTGGTTCCTATGATCAACGAGGCTGCATTCATCCTGCAGGAAGGAATTGCTTCTGTTGAGGATATTGACACAGCAATGAAGCTGGGTGCCAACCATCCGATGGGGCCTCTGGCATTGGGCGATCTGATCGGTCTGGATATCGTTGAGGCAATCATGGATGTTCTTTACAATGAAACTAAGGACTCTAAATACCGTTGCTGTACACTGATCCGCAAAATGGTTCGCGGTGGTAAGCTGGGTCAGAAATCCGGTGTTGGCTTCTACGACTACGCTAAATAATTCACGCATAGAAAATATGACGAGTGAATCTGTAATTTCACATGAAACCCATTGAAATTGTGGATTCACTTTTTAAAAACGGAAAGGAAGATGAATACAATGGAAACTATTTTAGTAAACTATGAAGGACATGTAGCAACGATTACAATCAACCGTCCAAAAGCACTAAATGCATTAAGCACACAGGTGTTAACAGAGCTGAACCAGGCACTGGATGAGGTTGCAGCGAACAAGGATGTCTATGCACTGGTAATTACTGGAGCTGGAGAAAAATCCTTTGTTGCAGGTGCAGATATTGCAGAAATGAAGGATAAGAGCGTGGAAGAGGCTGCTACCTATGGAAAATTCGGTAATGAAGTATTCCGTAAAATTGAGACCTTCCGCTGTCCGGTTATCGCTGCAGTAAACGGCTTTGCATTAGGTGGAGGCTGCGAGCTGGCAATGAGCTGCGATATTCGTGTGGCAAGTGAAAATGCTGTTTTCGGACAGCCAGAGGTAGGCTTGGGAATTACGCCAGGCTTTGGTGGAACCCAGCGTCTGGCTCGTCTTGTAGGTACAGGCATTGCGAAGGAAATGATCTATACAGCAAGAAATATCAAGGCAGACCGCGCTTATGCAATCGGCTTGGTAAACAGTGTTGTTCCTGCAGATGAGCTGATGGCAGCAGTTATGAAAATGGCAAACGGTATTGCGAAAAATGCACCGCTTGCAGTAGCATATTCGAAAAAAGCTATCAACAACGGACTGCAGACAGATATCGACGGCGGTATTGCAATCGAGGTGGAAGAATTCTCCAACTGCTTCGCTACGGAGGATCAGACCTATGGTATGACATGCTTCCTGGAAAAAACAAAGGATAAAAAATTCTCTAACAAATAAGCAAGATGGATTCTTGGGCTTATTATTTCCGTAAACGCTTTCACTTATGGTACACTGAAAGCAGGAAATAATACAAAGGAGGTAATCGATTTGAGTAAAGTAATAAGTATTGAACAGGCAGTATCCATGATTCCGGATGGTGCTGCAATAGGAATTGGCGGTTTTATCGGATCCGGTCATCCGCAGGAATTTTCTGTAGGTATCGAGGAATCCTTTCTCAAGAGCGGACATCCAAAGGATCTGACCATCATGTTTTCTGCGGGGATCGGAGATGGAACTGACCGTCTCGGTCTGAATAAGCTGGGACATGAGGGGCTGCTGAAGCGTATTATCGGCGGTCACTGGGGTCTGATTCCAAAGCTGCAAAAGCTGGTATTTGAAAACAAGGTAGAGGGCTACAATCTTCCTCTCGGTACCATTTCCCTGATGTTCCGTGATATTGCAGGACATCGGCCAGGAACGATTACAAAGGTTGGTCTGAAAACCTTTGTCGATCCGCGTATTGAGGGTGCTAAGATGAATGAGCGCTCCAAGGAAGATTTGGTAGAGCTGATGCACATCGATGGCGAGGAGTGGCTGCGCTATAAATCCTTCCCGCTAAACGTGGCGCTGATTCGTGCTACGTATTGCGATGAGGATGGTAACGCAACAATGGAGAAGGAAGCCGCTACACTGGATTCTCTCTCCATTGCCCAGGCTGCGAAAAATTCCGGCGGTATCGTATTGCTGCAGGTGGAAAAGGTGGTACAGAACGGTACCCTGGATCCAAGAAAAGTAAAAATACCTGGTATCTATGTTGATGGCATTGTTGTCGCACGTCCGGAAAATCACTGGCAGACATATGCGAATCCGTATGATCCTGCATTGAGCGGGGAAGTAAAGGTTCCGGTTAATTCCATTGCTCCAATGAAGCTGAATGAGCGCAAGGTGATCTGCCGTCGTGCTGCGATGGAGCTTGATCCTGCTGCAATTATCAATCTTGGTATCGGTATGCCGGAGGGAATTGCTAACGTGGCAAACGAAGAAGGCTTGCCAGGATTAAAGCTGACAGTGGAAGCCGGCGGTATCGGCGGTGTTCCGAATGCAGGGACTGCGTTTGGTACCTGTACAAATCCGGATGCAATTATCGACCAGCCATATCAGTTTGACTTCTATGACGGCGGCGGATTGGATCAGGCGTTCCTCGGACTTGCCGAATGCGACTGCTCCGGTAATATCAATGTCAGCCGTTTCGGGCCAAAGATTGCCGGCTGCGGAGGCTTTATCAATATTACACAGACCTCACCGGTCGTTGTGTACTGCGGAACCTTTACCGCAGGTGGTCTGAAGGTGGAAGTCAGGGATGGAAAGCTGCATATTTTACAGGAAGGAAGAATTAAAAAGTTCAAGAAGGAAGTTGAACAGATCACCTTCTCTGCAGAATTTGCAACGGAAACCGGACAAAAGGTTCTGTATGTAACAGAGCGTGCAGTGTTCGAGCTGCTGGACGGTAAACTGACACTGACAGAAATCGCTCCGGGTGTTGATTTGGAACAGGATGTACTGGGGCAGATGGAATTTAAGCCTGCTGTCGCAGAGCATCTGAAAACAATGGATGAACGTCTGTTCCGTGATGAGCTGATGGGATTAAAAGCATAATTGTATAGCATATAGAAGAAATGGGATGGAAGCATCCCATTTTTCCATTTTTGCGCACATAATTCCAAAACGCTTTACATTTCTAGTGGTATTTATATAATAAAGGTGTAGCAAGGATTATCACACTTGATGAAAGTGATGATATAGAGATTGCGGAAGGAAACAGTGGAGACCGTTGGTCCTGGAGATTGTTTCGGAAGCTGTCTCAGCCATGTATTGTCTGGCATAGCATTGTGTTGGAAATGATAAGGTAACTTGTAGTGAGTAGCATTAGCATGTAAAAGTCTCAATGGTAGTAGAAATAATCACAGGCAATACAGGGCAAACGATAGGCGGTAGCGGACAAAGAGTTTCCGGCCGCCTTTTCGTTTCCTTTTCGCTCTTGCTGTATTATAATGATAGGGTGAAAAGAAATGAGGAATGAATATGTACAGCTTTCGTAATGATTACAGTGAAGGGGCACATCCGCAGATTTTGGAGTGTCTGCAGGAAATGAATCAAAAACAGAATATTGGTTATGGAGAGGATACACTTTGCGAGCAGGCAAAAAAGCTGCTGCGGGAAAAGCTGCAGTGTGAGCATTGTGACATTCATTTTCTGGTCGGTGGAACCCAGGCAAATCTGACCGTAATTGCTTCCGCTCTGCGTCCGTATGAGGCAGTGATTGCCGTAGACAGCGGGCATATCAATGTCCATGAAACAGGTGCTGTGGAAGCGAGCGGCCACAAGGTGCTGATAGCAGAGGGCATTGATGGAAAAATTACACCGGAGGGAATCCGGAAAACGGTGCTGCGTCATGAGGATGAGCATATGGTAAAGCCGGCCATGGTGTATATATCCAATGCGACGGAAATCGGAACGATTTATCATAAAGAGGAGCTGAAGGAAATTGCAGCCGTATGCAGGGAGCTAAACCTTTATCTGTTCATGGATGGTGCCCGTATGGGAGCGGCGCTTGCAGCAGCCGACAATGATCTGGACTATGCGGACCTGTGTCGCTATTGTGATGTTTTTTACCTTGGCGGTACCAAAAACGGTGCATTGTTTGGAGAAGCGGTTGTCATTGTCCGGGAGGAATTAAAAAAAGACTTTCGGTATATGATTAAGCAGCGTGGCGGAATGCTTGCCAAGGGCTGGCTGCTGGGTGCGCAGTTTGCCGTGCTGTTTGAGGGAAACCGGTATCTGGAAATTGCAGCGCATGCGAACCGGATGGCACAGCGAATGCAGGAGGCGATGGAAGCATTGCATATACCACTCTTTATAAAAACGACCACCAATCAGATTTTTCCGATACTATCTAATGTGCTGATTGAGGAATTACAAAAGGACTATGCATTTCAGGTATGGGAAGTGATGGATGAAGAGCATACTGCGATGCGCTTTGTGACCTCATGGGCAACAAGGGAGGAGGAAGTGGACCGCTTTATTGCACATCTCAACGTGGTGAGCAATCGGCTGCGAAAGATATAGAACAAAAAAGCTTATCCTGCACTTTGCAAAACAGAATTTGCAGTGCTCGATAAGCTTTTCTTTTTATGCTCAAGTCTCAGACTTTCAAAGCTGTACATTCCTGATTCGGATGGAGAAATGTGAAGGCATCACGTGGAATCCAGCCCATGAGTCCCTGGCGTTTCACAAGAGCCATATCACCGTTCAGAGAAACAACCTTGACAAAATCTCCGGCTTTTGCAGGAATATGATAGTTGGTAAAGTCACATGCGTGAAGCTCGTTGCCTTTATAAAACAGGAATTTCTTAGCAATCCAGAAGGTTCTTCCACTGGCCTCGTGCTGGCAGAAGCAGGCCGTATCCGTTTCCTGAAGGACACGAACTCTTCCCTCATGCCAGGTTATGAAAAAAGGGGAGGTATTTAAGGGAAGGATATCTCGTAGGATGCGTGCTTTTCTTAAATGATCACTGCAGGCGAACTGAAACCGTCCGCGTTCATAAAGCAGGGCATTCAGTTGACCGGCGGCTTTTACCTCATTCCCCCCGTCAATGGATATGATGTGTCTATGAGCATCTATGATAGGGTTGAAGCAGCAAATCTGCTTTCTGTATTCGCTGACAGGAAGATGACCGACAACAACATATTTATGGAAGTGTACATCCTCTTTCATAAATAAATCCTGTACCATGATATCACGCATATCTCTGCCATAGGAGGCTTCATCCCGAATCCCGGCATGTGCGAATATAAAGCGCTCGGTTTCAATCACATGGGGAAGGCTGTCGATAAACGTCAATTCCCTGAGAAATACATTACGAATGCGTTCACTGAGAAGCTTCATATCAGTGTCCTTATGAATACTCATTCCGATGCGCTGTGCCATTTCGTGAATGACGCTGTTTTTTCGTTCGAGAAGAATTTCACGCAGAAATTCCAGTCGTGTGTCATGCAGCACATTGCGACAGACTACATCACAGTTTCCAATCATCGGATGTACGTGGGGACTGTTTGATAGCTTCATGATATAATGTAGGGTTTCCAGATTGTACGGCCCTTTTTCAAGCAGATCACCAACAAGAAATAATTCATCCTTTGCCGTTGTGAAGGCAATCTTTTTCAGCAGCTTTTTCAACACCGGCAGGTTGCCGTGAATATCACTGATGGCGATGATACGTCTGTCCTTTGCATATACAGAATAGGAATGAATGGATCGATCAAACATAGACGGCCTCCTTGTCTCTGGCTCAATTATAGTGAATTTCCCTTCGCCATGCAAGAAAAACGTTGTAAACTTGTAAATCCTGCGGTATCCTATAACTAATAGAGGAGCGGCTTATGAAACAAAAATATTTCTTTTTTGATATTGACGGAACGTTAACGGATGGATCGGATTTCTATGGCGGTATTCCGGATAGTGCCGTAACAGCAATTCAGCGTTTGAAGGAAAACGGCCATCAGGTCGCAATCGCAACTGGACGGCCGTATGAAAAAGCCAAGCCTATGGCGGAGCTGGTTGGCATAGATTGTATGGTATGCAATGGAGGGTATGCCTGCTATGAGCAGGATATCTGTCTGGAATCCCGTGGTCTTGATAAAAAGGACTGCCTGCACGTCATACAGGAATGCAGAGCTGCGCATATACCGTTTTGTGTTTCCTGCGATGATACCTTTGCCTTTTATTCTCATGAGGAGGGCTTTCTGGAGGCTGTACAGCCCTGCATATTTCGCGGTACACTGAAAATTCTGCCCAATCTGAATTATACAAAAATTCCTGAGATTCATCGTATACTGATTGCCCTGAAGCCGGGGGAGGAAACGATGATCCGCGATTATCACAGTCTGGTTCCCATGCGCTATCACGAAACCTATGTAGTTGTGGAGCCGGATGATAAATTTCACGGTATCGAAACGATGATGCGTCATTGGCGGGGAAATCTGCAGGATGTAGTGGTATTCGGGGATGGCTTAAATGATGTAAAGATGTTTCAGCAGGCAGCATTTTCGATTGCGATGGGGAACGCTGTTGCGGAACTGAAGCAGGAGGCGGATTATGTGACAGCCTGTGCAGCGGAAGATGGCATTCGTGAAGCTCTGTATCATTTTGGGTGGATATGAGGACGTGTGCGAATACTAAAAATATAGTAAATCAATAAATTTGAAATAACATTCACACAATATTTGTATTCAAGTGTAGTAAGAGAGGGGAGGCAATTATGAAGGACTTGCGTGGTTTTCTGATTCGCTATTACCGCCTGCAGAAAAATTTTTCACAGGAGGGATTGTGCCATGGCATCTGTGCAGTATCCTATCTGAGTAAAATCGAACAGGGCAGGGTAGTGGCAGCGGATGAAATTTATCAAGCCTTGTTTCAGGCACTGGGCATTAGCTTTCAAGCAGATGGACTCTGGATTGCACAGGCAAGGGGGATGCTGCAGGAGCTGGCAGAGAGCTGGTTTTATGAGGAACGATGTGATGCTTGTGAGCTGCGGGAGCATATGGAAGAATTGCTGCATTCTCCCCTGTGTGTGGATGCCCTGCTGCTCAAAGCGCTATATGAGAAGCAGGAAGCGGAAAAGCTGCTGCAGGAGCTGGCGGTCTTTCTGGACTATATGAATAATGAACAACGCTTCCTATATCACTTTCTCTGTGCCCGGCAGCAGTATGCATCGAAAGAAAAGGATGCATTTGTACATATGCTTGCTGAACTGCAGGAGGCACAGAAATACGGAGATTACAGCATTGTGTATCAGGAAAAGGGCATTGCATATGCCAGACTCGGTGATTATTCCCAGGCTCTGTATCATCATGTGAAGGCCTATGATCTGGCGTGTGAGGAAGGCTTTCTCCCTTGTATGATCGATGCATCCATGCATATTGCAAACTGTTATTCCGGCATGCATGCGGAAGGGGTCATGCTGAAATATTATGAACGCTGTGAGCATTTGTGCCGCAGCTCCCATAATAAGCAGATGCAGGCCTATGTATGGTATAATATCGGCTCGACCTATCAGCAGTGGAACGCATATGAAAAGGCACTGCCACTGCTGTTAAAGGCTTATGCTGTTCTGAATGATACCTTTCTATGCTGTCATAAGCTGGCACTTGTATATGAGCAGCTTCAAAGAAGGGAAGAGGGACAGCGTTATGTGAAAGAGATGGAAAACCAGCTGCAGGAGCACCCATTTGCGAATGGTGAAGAAATTCTAAGATTTGTAAAATACCGCTATGAACAGGCAGTAGATGAGGATGCTTATATCGACTGTCTACAGCA comes from the Erysipelotrichaceae bacterium 66202529 genome and includes:
- a CDS encoding electron transfer flavoprotein subunit alpha/FixB family protein; amino-acid sequence: MAKFEGYKDIYVFVEQKNGEVANVGYELISEARKLVASIPQMNFQVVGVLLGHNIKDKANDVIAHGADKVIVVDDALLEGYSTQFYADALTQVINNFKPDSFLTGATVLGRDLAPRVAARLNAGLTADATKIEIDQEKAKDGEALLLVTRPTFGGNLFGTIVCPDTRPQMATIRPNVFSMDAVDASRTGEVIEFAPAWTDTDPKVIVKEVIAKVVEGVDITKAEILVGAGRGAEDCLDMVQAVAEELGGEMCASRAVIDDGFADKAIQVGQTGKTVRPSLYIACGISGACQHVAGMEKSDMIIAINRDPQAEIFSIANMGFIGDVKEVLPLLKDEIIAAKKG
- a CDS encoding 3-hydroxybutyryl-CoA dehydrogenase (converts (S)-3-hydroxybutanoyl-CoA to 3-acetoacetyl-CoA), translating into MKKVGVIGAGTMGQGIANAFASNGYDVTVCDIKIEWAQGGIDKIAKKLDKLVSREKMTADKAAEVKGNLKAGEYKDLADCDLIVEAVLEKMEVKKELFTTLDEICKDSCIFGSNTSSLSITEIATGIKHNVIGMHFFNPADRMKLVEVISGINTPVETKEAILEISKSLGKTPVEVAEGPGFVVNRILVPMINEAAFILQEGIASVEDIDTAMKLGANHPMGPLALGDLIGLDIVEAIMDVLYNETKDSKYRCCTLIRKMVRGGKLGQKSGVGFYDYAK
- a CDS encoding short-chain-enoyl-CoA hydratase → METILVNYEGHVATITINRPKALNALSTQVLTELNQALDEVAANKDVYALVITGAGEKSFVAGADIAEMKDKSVEEAATYGKFGNEVFRKIETFRCPVIAAVNGFALGGGCELAMSCDIRVASENAVFGQPEVGLGITPGFGGTQRLARLVGTGIAKEMIYTARNIKADRAYAIGLVNSVVPADELMAAVMKMANGIAKNAPLAVAYSKKAINNGLQTDIDGGIAIEVEEFSNCFATEDQTYGMTCFLEKTKDKKFSNK
- a CDS encoding acyl CoA:acetate/3-ketoacid CoA transferase, with amino-acid sequence MSKVISIEQAVSMIPDGAAIGIGGFIGSGHPQEFSVGIEESFLKSGHPKDLTIMFSAGIGDGTDRLGLNKLGHEGLLKRIIGGHWGLIPKLQKLVFENKVEGYNLPLGTISLMFRDIAGHRPGTITKVGLKTFVDPRIEGAKMNERSKEDLVELMHIDGEEWLRYKSFPLNVALIRATYCDEDGNATMEKEAATLDSLSIAQAAKNSGGIVLLQVEKVVQNGTLDPRKVKIPGIYVDGIVVARPENHWQTYANPYDPALSGEVKVPVNSIAPMKLNERKVICRRAAMELDPAAIINLGIGMPEGIANVANEEGLPGLKLTVEAGGIGGVPNAGTAFGTCTNPDAIIDQPYQFDFYDGGGLDQAFLGLAECDCSGNINVSRFGPKIAGCGGFINITQTSPVVVYCGTFTAGGLKVEVRDGKLHILQEGRIKKFKKEVEQITFSAEFATETGQKVLYVTERAVFELLDGKLTLTEIAPGVDLEQDVLGQMEFKPAVAEHLKTMDERLFRDELMGLKA
- a CDS encoding aminotransferase class V-fold PLP-dependent enzyme, with the translated sequence MYSFRNDYSEGAHPQILECLQEMNQKQNIGYGEDTLCEQAKKLLREKLQCEHCDIHFLVGGTQANLTVIASALRPYEAVIAVDSGHINVHETGAVEASGHKVLIAEGIDGKITPEGIRKTVLRHEDEHMVKPAMVYISNATEIGTIYHKEELKEIAAVCRELNLYLFMDGARMGAALAAADNDLDYADLCRYCDVFYLGGTKNGALFGEAVVIVREELKKDFRYMIKQRGGMLAKGWLLGAQFAVLFEGNRYLEIAAHANRMAQRMQEAMEALHIPLFIKTTTNQIFPILSNVLIEELQKDYAFQVWEVMDEEHTAMRFVTSWATREEEVDRFIAHLNVVSNRLRKI
- a CDS encoding serine/threonine protein phosphatase, with translation MFDRSIHSYSVYAKDRRIIAISDIHGNLPVLKKLLKKIAFTTAKDELFLVGDLLEKGPYNLETLHYIMKLSNSPHVHPMIGNCDVVCRNVLHDTRLEFLREILLERKNSVIHEMAQRIGMSIHKDTDMKLLSERIRNVFLRELTFIDSLPHVIETERFIFAHAGIRDEASYGRDMRDIMVQDLFMKEDVHFHKYVVVGHLPVSEYRKQICCFNPIIDAHRHIISIDGGNEVKAAGQLNALLYERGRFQFACSDHLRKARILRDILPLNTSPFFITWHEGRVRVLQETDTACFCQHEASGRTFWIAKKFLFYKGNELHACDFTNYHIPAKAGDFVKVVSLNGDMALVKRQGLMGWIPRDAFTFLHPNQECTALKV
- a CDS encoding HAD hydrolase family protein yields the protein MKQKYFFFDIDGTLTDGSDFYGGIPDSAVTAIQRLKENGHQVAIATGRPYEKAKPMAELVGIDCMVCNGGYACYEQDICLESRGLDKKDCLHVIQECRAAHIPFCVSCDDTFAFYSHEEGFLEAVQPCIFRGTLKILPNLNYTKIPEIHRILIALKPGEETMIRDYHSLVPMRYHETYVVVEPDDKFHGIETMMRHWRGNLQDVVVFGDGLNDVKMFQQAAFSIAMGNAVAELKQEADYVTACAAEDGIREALYHFGWI